From one Deltaproteobacteria bacterium genomic stretch:
- a CDS encoding cysteine hydrolase — protein MSILRSLTERCDPSLAGLIVVDVQNDFCSPEGACAKRGVDIASGLEMMPNLYKLIEEAREVNLPIIYIQTLHSEWTDTDPWIYRKPEGADKETCREGSWGADFFDGIEPRADERVVIKHRYSAFINTDLDTILKAKGIESVLLTGVATNVCVESTMRDAFMLDYYVTMVHDCMATSNPVLHEGTLENTRRQFGLVASHEEVIDTWEGLERKKAAPGF, from the coding sequence ATGAGCATATTACGGAGTCTCACGGAGCGTTGCGATCCGTCCCTGGCGGGGCTCATCGTGGTGGACGTCCAGAACGATTTTTGCAGCCCCGAGGGCGCCTGCGCCAAGCGCGGCGTGGACATCGCGTCCGGTCTCGAGATGATGCCCAACCTCTACAAGCTCATCGAGGAGGCGCGGGAGGTGAACCTGCCCATCATCTACATCCAGACCCTCCACAGCGAGTGGACCGACACCGACCCCTGGATCTACCGCAAGCCCGAGGGCGCGGACAAGGAGACCTGCCGCGAGGGCTCCTGGGGCGCCGATTTCTTCGACGGCATCGAGCCCCGGGCGGACGAGCGCGTGGTGATCAAGCACCGCTACAGCGCCTTCATCAACACCGACCTCGACACCATCCTCAAGGCCAAGGGCATCGAGAGCGTGCTGCTGACCGGCGTGGCCACCAACGTGTGCGTGGAAAGCACCATGCGCGACGCCTTCATGCTGGACTACTACGTCACCATGGTGCACGACTGCATGGCCACATCCAACCCGGTGCTCCACGAGGGCACGCTCGAGAACACCCGCCGCCAGTTCGGCCTGGTGGCGTCCCACGAGGAGGTCATCGATACGTGGGAGGGGTTGGAGCGAAAGAAGGCCGCTCCAGGGTTCTAA
- a CDS encoding fumarate hydratase C-terminal domain-containing protein, with translation MKTVHLTSPVSEEALRDLDAGDSVTISGRVFTCRSLTYDRLIDPEGGETVRKRLKELGAETVFHSGPLVKEGPDRAEMVALVPMPSWLAGREKIEKAVGLLDLKLIIGKGMLEGLEAFCKQAGCVHLVCAGNYNEYAARVTRVIDCAWPELGRPEAMWIMEVDGLGPLIVDADTKGRSLYQDIDEGFKSDAAALLEELDIKLD, from the coding sequence ATGAAGACTGTCCACCTGACGAGTCCTGTGAGCGAAGAAGCCCTGCGCGACCTGGACGCGGGCGACTCGGTCACCATCAGCGGACGGGTGTTCACCTGCAGGTCGCTGACCTACGACCGCCTGATCGATCCCGAGGGAGGGGAGACGGTCCGCAAGCGCCTGAAGGAACTCGGCGCCGAGACCGTGTTCCACAGCGGCCCCTTGGTGAAGGAAGGACCGGACCGCGCCGAGATGGTCGCCCTGGTGCCCATGCCGAGCTGGCTCGCGGGACGGGAGAAGATCGAGAAGGCCGTCGGTCTGCTGGACCTCAAGCTGATCATCGGCAAGGGCATGCTCGAAGGCCTGGAAGCGTTCTGCAAGCAGGCCGGCTGCGTGCACCTGGTGTGCGCTGGCAACTACAACGAGTACGCCGCGCGGGTCACACGTGTCATCGATTGCGCCTGGCCCGAGCTGGGCCGGCCCGAGGCCATGTGGATCATGGAGGTGGACGGTCTGGGGCCCCTCATCGTCGACGCGGACACCAAGGGCAGGAGCCTGTATCAGGACATCGACGAGGGCTTCAAGTCGGACGCGGCGGCGTTGCTGGAAGAACTCGACATCAAGCTGGACTAG